Proteins encoded by one window of candidate division TA06 bacterium:
- a CDS encoding cyclic nucleotide-binding domain-containing protein, which yields MSQIIEALINNHLFSSLTPEELERIAKLIFLRSYRQGRTLFFEGTPGEVMYLIHSGQVGIYKSVPGKDDLLLAALNPGSFFGEMSLVDAQPRSATARITEDAELVVITKKVFDQMLLTDPGITSKILAALLKVALGRLRSTDEKFKNLAPA from the coding sequence ATGTCCCAGATCATCGAAGCCCTGATCAATAACCATCTTTTTTCTTCGCTGACCCCGGAGGAACTGGAGCGGATAGCCAAGCTTATTTTCCTGCGCAGTTACCGCCAGGGCCGGACTCTGTTTTTTGAGGGCACGCCGGGCGAGGTGATGTATTTGATCCATTCCGGGCAGGTGGGCATTTACAAATCGGTTCCCGGCAAGGACGATCTGCTTTTGGCGGCTTTGAACCCCGGCAGTTTTTTCGGCGAAATGTCCCTGGTGGACGCCCAGCCCCGCTCGGCCACCGCCAGGATAACGGAGGACGCCGAACTGGTGGTGATCACCAAAAAGGTCTTTGACCAGATGCTTTTGACCGATCCCGGCATCACTTCCAAGATTCTGGCGGCCCTGTTGAAGGTGGCCTTGGGCCGTCTTCGCTCCACCGACGAAAAATTTAAAAACCTTGCGCCGGCTTGA